Proteins found in one uncultured Campylobacter sp. genomic segment:
- a CDS encoding TRIC cation channel family protein — protein MSILELTECVGIASAALSGFLFGVKKGCDWLGIFIAAFLTALGGGIMRDTLVSREIYSFTHYAPVTIVLAVSAVAIFAKLYENRDLEGKFLFILTDAIDVVSFSIVGAMVALSYNHNVFGVVLIAFCNGVGGGILRDVLLNEVPWFLHTGLYGTISMGVGLIYFVLDGLGLSGVVSVLILLVLGVAFRMVAYYKSWHLPKVEYKK, from the coding sequence ATGAGTATTTTAGAGCTTACAGAGTGCGTGGGCATCGCTTCGGCGGCGCTTAGCGGGTTTTTATTCGGCGTGAAGAAAGGCTGCGATTGGCTTGGGATCTTTATCGCGGCATTTTTGACCGCGCTTGGCGGCGGGATCATGCGCGACACCTTGGTAAGTCGCGAGATCTACTCATTCACGCACTATGCGCCCGTAACCATCGTGCTTGCGGTGAGTGCCGTAGCTATTTTTGCCAAGCTTTACGAAAACCGCGATTTGGAGGGTAAATTTTTATTTATTCTAACCGATGCGATCGACGTCGTAAGCTTTTCGATCGTGGGAGCGATGGTCGCGCTAAGCTACAATCACAACGTTTTTGGCGTGGTGCTAATCGCATTTTGCAACGGCGTGGGCGGCGGCATTTTGCGCGACGTACTGCTGAACGAAGTGCCGTGGTTTTTGCATACGGGGCTTTACGGCACGATAAGCATGGGCGTGGGCTTGATATATTTCGTGCTTGATGGATTGGGGCTTAGCGGCGTAGTTTCGGTGCTTATTTTGTTGGTTTTAGGAGTTGCGTTTCGCATGGTGGCTTATTACAAATCTTGGCATCTGCCTAAAGTGGAGTATAAAAAATGA
- a CDS encoding acetylornithine transaminase has product MNYLMDNFARVNVALVRGEGSIVYDETGKDYVDFGAGIGVNCLGHANDIVLEAIGTQAAQIIHGSNIYRILPQEALAQKISELLGYRTYAVFCNSGAEANEAAIKMARKYGTVNFPNKKFEILTLRNSFHGRTLATLQATGQEKFHPEIFAPYMPGFKFFDDIEEIIAHIDENSIAVMIELVQGEGGIKPLDKASVQRLAAVLKERKLLLITDEVQCGVYRTGEFATSQIYGIRPDIITFAKGLAGGVPIGACVAQQNIFAPGEHGSTFGGNFLATSTALAVLSQLQFLKASGKLDKTIKRFIKKLDAIAADYPSLIEKRVGLGLMQGLVLRDEKNLGEIFNKALQNGLLILKSGKRTLRFLPALNIKKSEIKEGFAHLRKSLDEIVRA; this is encoded by the coding sequence ATGAACTATTTGATGGATAATTTCGCGCGCGTAAACGTGGCGCTGGTAAGAGGCGAGGGCTCGATAGTCTATGACGAAACGGGCAAGGACTACGTGGATTTTGGCGCGGGCATCGGCGTAAACTGCCTGGGGCACGCAAACGATATCGTGCTGGAAGCGATCGGCACGCAAGCCGCGCAGATCATCCACGGCTCAAATATCTATAGAATTCTGCCCCAAGAAGCCCTGGCTCAAAAGATTAGCGAGCTTTTAGGGTACCGTACATACGCGGTGTTTTGCAACTCGGGCGCGGAGGCTAACGAAGCGGCGATCAAAATGGCGCGCAAATACGGCACCGTAAATTTTCCTAATAAGAAATTTGAAATTCTAACTTTGCGAAATTCCTTCCATGGTCGCACGCTAGCTACTCTACAAGCTACCGGGCAGGAGAAATTTCATCCGGAAATTTTTGCGCCCTATATGCCCGGGTTTAAATTTTTCGACGATATCGAGGAGATCATCGCGCACATCGATGAAAACAGCATCGCCGTGATGATCGAGCTAGTCCAGGGCGAGGGCGGCATCAAGCCTCTAGATAAGGCGAGCGTGCAAAGGCTGGCGGCTGTTTTAAAAGAGAGAAAGCTGCTTTTAATCACCGACGAGGTGCAGTGCGGCGTATATCGCACGGGCGAGTTCGCGACGTCGCAAATTTACGGCATCCGTCCCGACATCATCACCTTTGCTAAAGGGCTTGCGGGCGGCGTGCCGATCGGCGCGTGCGTGGCGCAGCAAAATATTTTCGCTCCGGGCGAGCACGGCAGCACCTTCGGCGGTAACTTTTTGGCGACCTCTACGGCGCTTGCGGTGCTTTCGCAGCTTCAGTTTTTAAAAGCGAGCGGCAAGCTTGATAAGACTATAAAAAGATTTATCAAAAAACTGGACGCCATCGCCGCAGACTATCCTAGCCTGATCGAAAAGCGCGTGGGGCTCGGTCTGATGCAAGGCCTCGTGTTGCGCGATGAAAAAAACTTGGGCGAGATCTTTAACAAAGCCCTGCAAAACGGACTTTTGATTCTAAAATCAGGCAAGCGCACCCTTAGATTTTTGCCTGCATTAAATATCAAAAAATCCGAGATTAAAGAGGGCTTTGCGCACCTACGCAAGAGCCTGGACGAGATAGTGCGGGCGTGA
- a CDS encoding SAM-dependent methyltransferase, which yields MKFSDFFEGWLNESYYANAAKIGKSGDFYTAVSVGSFFGICIAREILRLSADFGATQALSLDAATSPIASRQNLAAACELNSDVALAEKSQNNAKIAIVEIGSHDGQLLCDIAQAIFTLGGAAALDKFSFAIIEPHERLCELQRASFAESFGGEIALKHFTSAREAKFKDAIFVANELFDAFKCEAVDGENMLFIKSGAAKFAPIKEGEILTLARRFGISRGEIPVGYFRFAREICASAQRFYFIAFDYGQMGSSGDFSLRIYRNHEVFSFFEVQNLSDFYGKSDLTYDVNFEILRAAFEDAGAAMADFKRQIAALIDFGAVQLLELFMQKSGEKGYLNALLQFNHLRAEFGEKFKMIKFKKGF from the coding sequence GTGAAATTTAGTGATTTTTTTGAGGGCTGGCTAAACGAGAGCTACTACGCAAATGCCGCTAAAATCGGTAAGAGCGGCGATTTTTACACTGCCGTAAGCGTAGGGAGCTTCTTTGGGATATGCATCGCGCGCGAAATTTTACGCCTAAGCGCGGATTTTGGCGCGACGCAAGCGTTAAGCTTAGACGCAGCGACAAGCCCAATTGCATCGAGGCAAAACCTTGCGGCGGCGTGCGAGCTAAATTCAGATGTCGCGCTTGCAGAAAAATCGCAAAATAACGCTAAAATCGCTATTGTAGAGATCGGCTCGCACGACGGGCAGCTGCTTTGCGACATAGCGCAAGCTATCTTTACGCTGGGCGGCGCGGCGGCGCTTGATAAATTTAGCTTTGCGATTATCGAGCCGCACGAGCGCCTGTGCGAGCTGCAGCGGGCGAGCTTTGCGGAGAGCTTCGGCGGCGAAATCGCGCTAAAGCACTTTACAAGCGCGCGCGAGGCGAAATTTAAAGATGCGATCTTTGTGGCAAATGAACTTTTCGACGCCTTTAAATGCGAGGCGGTGGACGGCGAAAATATGCTTTTTATAAAGAGCGGTGCGGCAAAATTTGCTCCCATAAAAGAAGGTGAAATTTTGACCCTCGCGCGCAGATTCGGCATCTCGCGCGGCGAAATCCCTGTCGGATACTTTCGCTTCGCGCGCGAAATTTGTGCCAGCGCGCAGCGGTTTTATTTTATAGCATTCGATTACGGACAGATGGGCTCTAGCGGCGATTTTAGCCTGCGGATTTACCGAAATCACGAAGTTTTTAGCTTCTTTGAGGTGCAAAACTTGAGCGATTTTTACGGCAAAAGCGATCTTACCTACGACGTAAATTTTGAAATTTTACGCGCGGCGTTTGAGGACGCGGGCGCTGCGATGGCGGATTTTAAAAGACAGATCGCGGCTTTGATAGACTTCGGCGCGGTCCAGCTTTTAGAGCTTTTTATGCAAAAAAGCGGCGAGAAGGGCTACCTAAACGCGCTTTTGCAGTTTAATCACCTGCGCGCGGAGTTTGGCGAAAAGTTTAAGATGATAAAATTTAAAAAGGGGTTTTGA
- a CDS encoding RsmD family RNA methyltransferase, which yields MNGRLGVNSLNLSGKNFKNHADDAACCKNSSSEKEGCRKSFSSVEQGEDGYRAAQSIEAEGTAQSGVKDLAKCGTGSSVPDSAQNGAQSGTNADCAGVEGFGGSAQIGDYAGASSIKYRANSLTTDAASFGEKFDASSASQYDASGTETANRSVNLSSKCSESSNFDTNRGAGLDVSCEEKKSLNLGENFDSSCRKSLHSSANFVYDSRKNSTANSDGNFAASCKENSRPNVNLTRGLRKNSGANSRENLSCGLGESSTANDLGKCSAANSSESHTANSSENSVSDPARRVFVYLDPPFAIRQGFGEIYERVLALITRLGSAQCELLIAIEHMSELELPLKIGDFALLKSRKFGATTMSYYAK from the coding sequence ATGAACGGACGCTTGGGCGTGAATTCGTTAAATTTAAGCGGCAAAAATTTCAAAAACCATGCCGACGACGCCGCCTGCTGTAAAAATTCAAGCAGCGAAAAAGAGGGTTGCCGCAAAAGCTTTAGTAGCGTAGAGCAGGGCGAGGACGGATACCGCGCCGCGCAGAGCATCGAAGCGGAAGGCACCGCGCAAAGCGGCGTGAAAGATTTGGCTAAATGCGGCACGGGAAGCAGTGTGCCTGACAGCGCGCAAAATGGCGCGCAGAGCGGCACAAATGCTGATTGCGCGGGCGTGGAGGGTTTTGGCGGTTCTGCCCAGATTGGCGATTATGCGGGCGCTTCTAGTATAAAATATCGTGCGAATTCGCTAACTACGGATGCCGCGAGCTTTGGCGAAAAGTTTGACGCGAGCTCCGCTTCGCAATACGATGCAAGCGGCACCGAGACCGCTAATCGTAGCGTAAATTTAAGCTCAAAATGCAGCGAGAGCTCTAATTTTGACACAAATCGCGGTGCGGGCTTAGACGTGAGCTGCGAAGAGAAAAAAAGCTTAAATTTAGGCGAAAATTTTGATTCTAGCTGCAGAAAAAGTTTACATTCAAGCGCAAATTTCGTCTATGATTCAAGAAAAAATTCCACTGCGAATTCTGACGGCAATTTTGCCGCTAGCTGCAAAGAAAATTCGCGTCCGAACGTAAATTTAACCCGCGGTTTAAGAAAAAATTCTGGCGCCAACTCCCGCGAAAATTTATCCTGCGGTTTAGGCGAAAGCTCTACCGCAAACGATTTAGGCAAATGTTCTGCTGCAAATTCTAGCGAAAGCCATACCGCAAATTCTAGTGAAAATTCCGTCTCCGATCCCGCGCGCAGAGTGTTTGTCTATCTAGATCCGCCGTTTGCGATCAGGCAGGGCTTTGGTGAGATTTACGAGCGGGTGCTAGCGCTGATAACGCGCCTAGGCTCCGCGCAGTGCGAGCTGTTAATCGCGATCGAGCATATGAGCGAGCTTGAGTTGCCGCTTAAAATCGGCGATTTCGCACTGCTTAAATCGCGCAAATTTGGCGCTACGACGATGAGCTACTACGCAAAATGA
- a CDS encoding TIGR02757 family protein: MKSLKQILDYYADLKNCDADLFGAPDPLQVAKGHRNDVVALICALFAYGNAAQILKFLRSLDFSLLNGSDERIGAELAGKKYRFQSPRDVAEIFITLKRLKNSLSIEESVLRGMQESGRIEDGINFLIGKIYKLNPYRSPGYEFFFGRGFSQKPTSPYKRYNLFLRWAVRDSDIDLGLYKKIEKSRLLIPLDTHTHKVSLKLGLIDRKSYDFEAVLQLTQSLRRFDPSDPIKYDFALYRLGQSGEIDKILPELSASLDKTAE, translated from the coding sequence ATGAAAAGCTTAAAACAAATTTTAGATTACTACGCCGATTTGAAAAATTGCGACGCGGATCTTTTCGGCGCGCCCGATCCGCTGCAGGTCGCAAAGGGACATCGAAACGACGTCGTAGCACTCATCTGCGCGTTGTTTGCTTACGGCAACGCGGCTCAAATTTTAAAATTTCTTCGCTCGCTTGATTTTTCGCTTTTAAACGGGAGCGATGAGCGCATTGGCGCGGAGCTTGCGGGCAAAAAATATAGATTTCAAAGCCCGCGCGACGTCGCTGAAATTTTTATAACTTTAAAGCGGCTTAAAAATAGCCTTAGCATCGAAGAGAGCGTGCTTCGCGGCATGCAAGAAAGCGGACGGATCGAGGATGGGATAAATTTTTTAATCGGCAAGATTTACAAATTAAATCCCTACCGCAGCCCGGGGTATGAGTTTTTTTTCGGGCGCGGCTTCTCACAAAAGCCCACGTCGCCGTACAAGCGCTACAATCTCTTCCTGCGCTGGGCGGTGCGCGACAGCGATATCGATCTGGGGCTGTACAAAAAGATCGAAAAATCGCGCCTCCTCATCCCGCTCGATACCCATACGCATAAAGTTTCGCTTAAGCTTGGGCTGATCGATCGCAAGAGTTACGATTTTGAGGCGGTTTTGCAGCTTACGCAAAGCTTAAGGCGCTTCGATCCGAGCGATCCCATCAAATACGACTTCGCGCTGTATCGTCTCGGGCAGAGCGGCGAGATAGATAAAATTTTACCTGAGCTAAGCGCGAGTTTAGATAAAACTGCGGAATAA
- a CDS encoding TSUP family transporter, translated as MELELWQFAVLFAAAFFGGFIDSIAGGGGLISLPALLAVGVPPHVAIATNRFQGSFGSFTAALNFIRKGYVDAAEILRGVIFTFIGGLVGAYVLLLIDAKFLNYLIPILLLALFFYMIFSPNLGEEPAKPKMSKDSFYAIFGLILGFYDGFFGPGTGSFWTFALVGILGLYMKKAVAHTKVLNFTSNIVSLGVFIIGGQILWLVGAVMAVGQIAGSFAGSSLVMRCDVKFVRKMLLLVVAATILKLLYGLIAN; from the coding sequence ATGGAGCTTGAACTTTGGCAGTTTGCGGTGCTTTTTGCGGCGGCGTTTTTCGGCGGATTTATCGACTCGATCGCGGGCGGCGGCGGGTTGATTTCGCTGCCTGCGCTGCTTGCTGTGGGCGTTCCGCCGCATGTAGCGATCGCCACAAATAGATTTCAAGGCAGTTTCGGAAGCTTCACCGCCGCTTTAAATTTCATCCGTAAGGGTTACGTCGATGCGGCGGAGATCTTGCGTGGCGTGATTTTTACGTTCATAGGCGGACTCGTCGGTGCTTACGTCCTGCTTCTAATAGATGCGAAATTCCTAAACTACCTCATTCCGATCCTGCTGCTAGCGCTTTTCTTTTATATGATTTTTTCGCCAAACCTTGGCGAAGAGCCCGCCAAACCCAAGATGTCAAAAGATAGCTTTTACGCGATTTTCGGGCTTATTTTGGGCTTTTACGACGGGTTTTTCGGCCCCGGTACGGGCTCGTTTTGGACGTTTGCGCTCGTGGGAATTTTAGGGCTTTATATGAAAAAGGCGGTCGCGCACACGAAGGTTTTAAATTTCACCTCAAACATCGTCTCTTTGGGCGTTTTTATCATCGGCGGGCAAATTTTATGGCTCGTCGGAGCGGTGATGGCGGTCGGACAGATCGCGGGCAGCTTCGCAGGCTCAAGCCTCGTGATGAGATGCGACGTAAAATTCGTGCGCAAAATGCTTCTGCTCGTCGTTGCCGCCACGATTTTAAAGCTACTTTACGGACTGATTGCAAATTGA
- a CDS encoding RidA family protein translates to MQIISTPDAAQAIGPYSQAIKAGGLIFTSGQIALKPDGEFVAGGVEAQTRQVLQNLAAILKEAGATLQDAVKTTIFLADMGDFAAVNEIYAAAFGAHKPARSTVQVAKLPKGALVEIEVIALARA, encoded by the coding sequence ATGCAGATTATTTCGACTCCCGATGCGGCGCAGGCCATCGGACCGTACTCTCAGGCGATCAAGGCGGGCGGACTCATCTTTACCTCGGGGCAGATCGCGCTTAAGCCTGACGGAGAGTTCGTCGCGGGCGGCGTGGAGGCGCAAACGAGGCAGGTTTTGCAAAACCTCGCCGCGATCCTGAAAGAAGCGGGCGCGACGCTGCAAGATGCCGTCAAAACGACGATTTTCCTAGCCGATATGGGCGATTTTGCCGCGGTGAACGAGATATACGCGGCGGCGTTCGGCGCGCACAAGCCCGCTCGCAGCACGGTGCAGGTCGCCAAACTCCCCAAGGGTGCGCTTGTGGAGATCGAAGTAATAGCGCTGGCTAGGGCTTAG